GCAGCGGCCCGGCCGTGGCGTCCCTCGCATGGCCGGACACCGGCGAGGGGGCGTGCGGCGCACCGCCGCCACGAGCCTGGCCGCCGGTGCGCTACGGCGGTCGTCGTGCTGCTCGCCGCTCAGCCCGCGTGGGCGCACTCCTCGCTGGTGTCCGGCTCCCCCTCCCCCGGCTCGGCGGTCACCGCGCTGCCGGCCGTCGTCCGGTTCACCTTGGACCTGCCGGTCCTGCCGGACAGCGCCCAGCTCGTGGTCAGGGCCCGGACGGCGTGGACCCGCAGCGGGCGCCCCACGGGTGACGGACACCGTGGTCGAGGTACCGGTCCGGCCAAGCTCCGCCCCGGGCCGCTACCAGATCGGCTGGCAGCTGGTGTCCGCTGACGGGTCCCCCGCGATCGGCGCCTACGCGTTCGTGCTCGGCGCGGCCGCCGAGCGCCGGTCCGACGGCAGCCCACGGCCGGTTCTGCTGGCCGCCGGGGCGGGGGTCCTGGGACTGCTCGAAATGGCCGTCGCCCGGCGCCGACGGGCGGGCGCCGCGAGTACGCTGGCCGGGTGACCGTCGCCGCCGAAGGCCGCCGCCTGCTGCGGCTCGAGGTTCGAAACGCCGAGACCCCGATCGAGCGCAAACCGCCGTGGATCAAGACCCGGCTGCGCACCGGACCGCAGTACACCGAGCTCAAGGGCCTGGTGCAGGACGAGGGCCTGCACACGGTGTGCGAGGAGGCCGGCTGCCCCAACATCTTCGAGTGCTGGGAGGACCGCGAGGCGACCTTCCTCATCGGCGGCGACCAGTGCACCCGGCGCTGCGACTTCTGCCAGATCGATACCGGCAAACCGGCCCCGCTGGACCGGGACGAGCCGCGTCGGGTCGCCGAGTCGGTACAGACCATGGGGCTGCGCTACGCCACCATCACCGGGGTCACCCGCGACGACCTCGACGACGAGGGCGCCTGGCTGTACGCGCAGACCGTGCGGGCCATCCACGAGCTCAACCCGGGCACCGGGGTGGAGCTGCTCACCCCCGACTTCTCCGGCCGGCCCGAGCTGCTCGCCCAGGTCTTCGACGCCGCTCCGGAGGTGTTCGCGCACAACCTGGAGACGGTACCGCGGATCTTCCGCCGGATCCGTCCCGGGTTCCGCTACGAGCGGTCGCTCGAGGTCATCGCCGCCGGGAGGGCCGCCGGAATGGTGACCAAGTCGAACCTGATCCTGGGCATGGGCGAGACCCGCGCGGAGGCCGTCGCCGCGCTCGCCGACCTACACGACGCCGGCTGCGACTTGGTGACCATCACCCAGTACCTGCGACCGAGCCCGCGCCACCACCCGGTGGAGCGGTGGGTGGAGCCGGCCGAGTTCGACGAGCTGGCCGCCGAGGCCATGGCGATGGGCCTCCTCGGCGTGATGAGCGGCCCGCTGGTGCGCTCGTCGTACCGGGCCGGGCGGCTGTTCCAGCAGGCCGTGGCCGCCCGGAGCGACGCGGGAGCGGCCCGGCATGGCTGACTGGGTCTATCCGCCGGTCATCGCGGTGGCCCGGACGGTGTTCGTCGGCCTCGGGCTGACCTTCGACATCACCGGCGAGGAGCACGTCCCCCGCCACGGCGGCGCGATCATGGCGATCAACCACGTCGGCCTGCTCGACTTCACCTTCGCCGGCCTGGCGGCCCAGCCTTCGAAGCGGTTCGTCCGGTTCATGGCCAAGGAGGCGATCTTCGAGCACTGGGCTGGCGGTCCGCTGATGCGCGGCATGCACCACATCTCGGTGGACCGGTCGGCCGGTGCCTCCTCGTACGCCGCTGCGCTGCGGGCGCTGAAGGACGGCGAGGTGATCGGGGTCTTCCCGGAGGCGACGGTCTCCCCGTCCTGGGAGCTGCTGCCGTTCAAGAACGGCGTGGTCCGGATGGCCGCCGCCACCGGCGTCCCGGTCCTGCCGACGGTGCTGTGGGGCTCCCAGCGGGTGCTCACGCACGGCCACCGCCGCAAGGCCAACCTGGAGCGGATCCCGATCAGCATCGACGTGGGCACCCCCCTGCAGGTCGGCCGCCGGGACGACCCTGCCGTCGTGCTCGACCAGCTACGGGACCAGATGGAGCAGATGCTGCACGCGGCCCAGGAGCGGTACCCGGTCAAGCCGAAGCCCGGCGAGCACCCCTGGTGGCTGCCGGCCCGCCTGGGGGGCAGCGCGCCCACGCCCGCGGAGGGCGAGGCGATGGTGGCGCACCGCCGGGAGGGCCGCCCGTCGGCCTCCTGACCTGGCGCGTTCGGACGACGCCGCCCGGCCCCTTACCCTGTCCCCCATGGCGTTCTGGAACCGCAAGAAGAAGGAAGGGCCCGGCCGGGTCGCGCAGATCAAGGCCGCCTACCAGGTGGCCCAGCGGTCCGACCCGCGGATCGGCTGGATCCTGGCGGCCTGGTTCGTCGGCGTGCTGGTCCCCTTCGTGCTCGTCGGCATCCTGCTCAGCCACCCGTACTACCTGAGCTTCCTCGGGGTGTCGGTGGCCGTGCTGGTGGTCACCTTCATCTTCGGCCGCCGGGCCGAGCGGGCCGCCTACGCCTCGATCGAGGGGCAGCCGGGTGCCGCCGCGGCCGCGCTGAACACGCTGCGCAAGGGCTACACGGTGACTCCCGCCGTGGCGGTGACCCGCAACCAGGACGTCGTCCACCGCGTGGTCGGCAAGTGCGGGGTCGTGCTGATCGGTGAGGGCGCCCCCAGCCGGGTCGCCCACCTGCTCGCCGGGGAGCGCAAGCGCACCCAGCGGGTGGTCGGCGACGCGCCGGTGAACGAGGTGGTCGCCGGCAACGGGTCCGGCGAGGTCCCGCTGGCCAAGCTGAACGCCTACGTGATGAAGCTGCCGAAGACGCTCAACGGCTCGCAGATCACCGAGCTGGAGCACCGGCTCAAGGCTCTCACCGCCGTCCAGGGCACCATCCCGCTCCCCAAGGGCCCGCTGCCCAAGGGCGCCCGGATGCCCAAGATGCCCCGCTGAGGCGGGTCAGCACCCCTCAGCGCGCGCGAACCACCACGCTGGCCACGGCCCGGTCGTGCATCCCCCGGCCGTCCCGGTCCCAGATCACCGCGGGGACGACGAGACACAGCAGCACCGTGCGGGCCAGCGCCCGGAACGCGCCCAGGGGTCGGTCGATCAGGCTGGCCACCCGTAACCCGAGCAGCCGCTGCCCGAAGCTGGCACCGCCCAGCCAGGTCAGCAGAAACACCTCCGCGGCGAAGACCCCGAGCACGATCCAGCCGAAGCTGCTCGTGCCGTAGCCCGACTGGCCCCGGGCCAGCGCGGCGGCAGCCAGCTCCGCGGCGAACCAGTCGATGACCAGGGCACCGATCCGCCGGCCGAACCCGGCGACCGACCCCGGGCCGGTCTCCGGCAGGCCCAGCCGCTGCCCGCGATATCCCAGCTCAGCGGACTCCGCGGCGGCCCGCGGCCCCGACATCCACGACCCGACTTCGCGCCGATCCACCCCTCGAGGCTACCCCGCCACCCCTGGGCCCGCGTGGGGGTGGCGTACGGTCGCCTTGGTGGCTCAGGACAGCGAACCTCCGACCGTCGCCCCCGTAACAGCGGCGAAACACCAGGGACACCGCCGAGAAATCGCCCCGGCCTAGCGTCACCTAGCAGCCGACGGCAGCCGCCCAGAAGGCGCCGTTCCGAGGGAGGATGGATGTTCTCGAACTCCGACGAGGTCCTCGCGTTCATCAAGAACGAGGACGTGAAGTTCGTCGATGTCAGGTTCTGTGACCTACCTGGGGTGATGCAGCACTTCAACGTGCCGGCGTCCTCGGTGGGTCAGTCGTTCTTCGCCGACGGCCAGATGTTCGACGGTTCCTCGATCCGGGGCTTCCAGGCCATCCACGAATCCGACATGAAGCTCATCCCGGACCCGACGACGGCGTTCGTCGACCCGTTTCGGGCCGAGAAGACGCTGGTCATGAACTTCTCGATCCGCGACCCGTTCACGGACGAGCCGTACAGCCGCGACCCGCGCAACATCGCGGCCAAGGCCGAGGCGTACCTCAAGAGCACCGGCATCGCGGACACGGTCTACTTCGGCCCCGAGGCTGAGTTCTACGTCTTCGACGACGTGCGCTTCGAGACCAAGCAGAACGCCGGGTACTACTACATCGACTCGATCGAGGCGGCGTGGAACACCGGCCGGGTCGAGGACGGCGGCAACCGCGGCTACAAGACCCGCTACAAGGGCGGCTACTTCCCGGTCCCGCCGGTCGACCACTACGCCGACCTGCGCGACCAGATGTCGCTCAAGCTGGCCGACGTGGGCCTGGAGGTCGAGCGCGCCCACCACGAGGTCGGCACTGCGGGCCAGGCGGAGATCAACTACAAGTTCGGCTCTCTGCTGCACGCCGCCGACCAGGTGATGGCCTTCAAATACGTCATCAAGAACGTGGCCTGGGCGGCCGGCAAGACGGCGACGTTCATGCCCAAGCCGCTCTTCGGTGACAACGGCTCCGGCATGCACTGCCACCAGTCGCTGTGGAAGGACGGCGTGCCGCTGTTCTACGACGAGCTGGGTTACGCGGGGCTGTCCGACACCGCCCGCTGGTACATCGGCGGCCTGCTCGCGCACGCGCCGTCCCTGCTGGCCTTCACCAACCCGACGGTGAACAGCTACCACCGGCTGGTGCCCGGCTTCGAGGCCCCGGTCAACCTGGTCTACAGCCAGCGCAACCGGTCGGCCTGCATCCGGATCCCGATCACCGGCTCGAACCCGAAGGCTAAGCGGATCGAGTTCCGGGTCCCCGACCCGTCGTCCAACCCGTACCTGGCGTTCTCGGCCATGCTCATGGCCGGCCTCGACGGCATCAAGAGCAAGATCGAGCCACTGCAGCCGGTGGACAAGGACCTCTACGAGCTACCGCCGGACGAGCACGCCAGCATCCCGCAGGTACCCGGCTCACTGCCCGAGGTGCTCTCTGCGCTGGAGGCCGACCACGAGTACCTGCTCGAGGGTGGCGTCTTCACCGAGGACCTGATCGAGACCTGGATCGAGTGGAAGCGCACCAACGA
The sequence above is a segment of the Actinomycetes bacterium genome. Coding sequences within it:
- a CDS encoding copper resistance protein CopC encodes the protein MTDTVVEVPVRPSSAPGRYQIGWQLVSADGSPAIGAYAFVLGAAAERRSDGSPRPVLLAAGAGVLGLLEMAVARRRRAGAASTLAG
- the lipA gene encoding lipoyl synthase produces the protein MTVAAEGRRLLRLEVRNAETPIERKPPWIKTRLRTGPQYTELKGLVQDEGLHTVCEEAGCPNIFECWEDREATFLIGGDQCTRRCDFCQIDTGKPAPLDRDEPRRVAESVQTMGLRYATITGVTRDDLDDEGAWLYAQTVRAIHELNPGTGVELLTPDFSGRPELLAQVFDAAPEVFAHNLETVPRIFRRIRPGFRYERSLEVIAAGRAAGMVTKSNLILGMGETRAEAVAALADLHDAGCDLVTITQYLRPSPRHHPVERWVEPAEFDELAAEAMAMGLLGVMSGPLVRSSYRAGRLFQQAVAARSDAGAARHG
- a CDS encoding lysophospholipid acyltransferase family protein codes for the protein MADWVYPPVIAVARTVFVGLGLTFDITGEEHVPRHGGAIMAINHVGLLDFTFAGLAAQPSKRFVRFMAKEAIFEHWAGGPLMRGMHHISVDRSAGASSYAAALRALKDGEVIGVFPEATVSPSWELLPFKNGVVRMAAATGVPVLPTVLWGSQRVLTHGHRRKANLERIPISIDVGTPLQVGRRDDPAVVLDQLRDQMEQMLHAAQERYPVKPKPGEHPWWLPARLGGSAPTPAEGEAMVAHRREGRPSAS
- a CDS encoding DUF4191 domain-containing protein gives rise to the protein MAFWNRKKKEGPGRVAQIKAAYQVAQRSDPRIGWILAAWFVGVLVPFVLVGILLSHPYYLSFLGVSVAVLVVTFIFGRRAERAAYASIEGQPGAAAAALNTLRKGYTVTPAVAVTRNQDVVHRVVGKCGVVLIGEGAPSRVAHLLAGERKRTQRVVGDAPVNEVVAGNGSGEVPLAKLNAYVMKLPKTLNGSQITELEHRLKALTAVQGTIPLPKGPLPKGARMPKMPR
- a CDS encoding RDD family protein, whose product is MDRREVGSWMSGPRAAAESAELGYRGQRLGLPETGPGSVAGFGRRIGALVIDWFAAELAAAALARGQSGYGTSSFGWIVLGVFAAEVFLLTWLGGASFGQRLLGLRVASLIDRPLGAFRALARTVLLCLVVPAVIWDRDGRGMHDRAVASVVVRAR
- the glnA gene encoding type I glutamate--ammonia ligase, producing the protein MFSNSDEVLAFIKNEDVKFVDVRFCDLPGVMQHFNVPASSVGQSFFADGQMFDGSSIRGFQAIHESDMKLIPDPTTAFVDPFRAEKTLVMNFSIRDPFTDEPYSRDPRNIAAKAEAYLKSTGIADTVYFGPEAEFYVFDDVRFETKQNAGYYYIDSIEAAWNTGRVEDGGNRGYKTRYKGGYFPVPPVDHYADLRDQMSLKLADVGLEVERAHHEVGTAGQAEINYKFGSLLHAADQVMAFKYVIKNVAWAAGKTATFMPKPLFGDNGSGMHCHQSLWKDGVPLFYDELGYAGLSDTARWYIGGLLAHAPSLLAFTNPTVNSYHRLVPGFEAPVNLVYSQRNRSACIRIPITGSNPKAKRIEFRVPDPSSNPYLAFSAMLMAGLDGIKSKIEPLQPVDKDLYELPPDEHASIPQVPGSLPEVLSALEADHEYLLEGGVFTEDLIETWIEWKRTNEVDPIRLRPHPHEFELYYDL